From the Negativicutes bacterium genome, one window contains:
- a CDS encoding N-acetyltransferase, protein MMEIKRDGTMFYCGDSKNPLAKITFYYQDNLIVVDHTYVSPALRGQKIGQKLLSEIIFLAKSEGKSIDPKCSFVKKELNNDSEHKTLIYQDNTKEAKNSENSK, encoded by the coding sequence ATGATGGAGATAAAAAGAGACGGAACAATGTTTTACTGTGGTGATAGCAAAAATCCATTAGCTAAAATAACTTTTTATTATCAAGATAATTTAATAGTCGTTGATCATACTTATGTTTCACCAGCACTAAGAGGACAAAAAATTGGACAAAAGCTGTTAAGCGAGATTATTTTTTTGGCAAAAAGTGAAGGGAAAAGTATTGATCCTAAATGTAGTTTTGTCAAAAAAGAATTAAATAATGATAGTGAACATAAAACCTTAATTTATCAAGACAATACTAAGGAGGCAAAAAATAGTGAAAATAGCAAATAG
- a CDS encoding MATE family efflux transporter: MEKNMTVGNPAKLIFMFTLPLIAGNIVQQFYIVVDTLIVGRTLGINALAAVGSTGSLMFLMIGFLIGLTSGFSIVTGQRFGANDIKGVKNSVVTCIILTVLCSIVLTLSGVLSAKFLLEIMQTPPEIIEDAYNFLVIIYGGIGATMLFNMMANLIRAIGDSKSPLWFLIFGSFLNIGLELLFIIVFKMGIPGAALATVLAQILAGGLCFLYILKKLPILRITKSDWQIDYKSIMQHLRIGFPMAFQAILIALGAIIVQVALNGLGSEAIAAFAAAQKIDMIAIMPMMSFGMAMATYTAQNYGAQNILRIKQGVNQCILMSGLFSLGIGIVNIFYGGYMASFFVGPGETKVISLAQTYLHISGLFYWILALLFIYRYTLQGLGKSLVPTIAGIMELFMRIFAAVYMANYFGFTGVCSASPLAWIGSAVPLIIAYYYTMKYQFKT, translated from the coding sequence ATGGAAAAAAATATGACTGTCGGTAATCCGGCAAAGCTAATTTTTATGTTTACTCTACCCTTGATTGCCGGTAATATTGTTCAACAATTTTATATTGTAGTTGATACCTTAATTGTTGGTAGAACCTTGGGAATAAATGCTCTGGCGGCGGTTGGTTCAACCGGAAGCTTGATGTTTTTAATGATAGGCTTTTTGATAGGACTAACCAGTGGTTTTTCGATTGTCACCGGACAAAGATTTGGCGCTAATGATATAAAAGGCGTCAAAAACAGTGTTGTAACTTGTATTATTTTGACTGTTTTATGTAGTATCGTTTTAACGTTGAGTGGAGTTTTATCGGCAAAATTTTTACTGGAAATAATGCAAACTCCGCCCGAAATTATTGAAGATGCTTATAACTTTTTAGTAATAATATATGGCGGAATTGGTGCCACAATGTTATTTAACATGATGGCAAACTTAATCAGGGCAATTGGTGACAGTAAATCGCCCCTATGGTTTTTAATTTTTGGTAGCTTTTTAAATATTGGGCTAGAGCTATTATTTATTATAGTTTTCAAAATGGGCATTCCCGGAGCGGCCTTAGCTACTGTTTTGGCACAGATTTTAGCAGGTGGACTTTGTTTTTTATATATTTTAAAAAAATTACCAATTTTAAGAATTACCAAAAGTGATTGGCAGATTGACTATAAGAGTATTATGCAACATCTAAGAATTGGTTTTCCGATGGCATTTCAAGCAATTTTGATAGCATTAGGAGCGATTATTGTTCAAGTTGCTTTAAATGGTTTAGGTTCAGAAGCTATTGCGGCGTTTGCTGCTGCTCAAAAAATTGATATGATTGCAATAATGCCGATGATGTCATTTGGGATGGCAATGGCTACTTATACTGCTCAAAACTATGGTGCACAAAATATTCTTAGAATAAAGCAAGGGGTCAATCAATGTATCTTGATGTCAGGGTTATTTAGCCTTGGTATTGGTATTGTTAATATTTTTTATGGTGGCTATATGGCGAGTTTCTTTGTCGGCCCCGGAGAAACTAAAGTTATATCCTTAGCACAAACTTATTTACATATTAGCGGACTATTTTACTGGATTTTGGCACTGTTATTTATCTATCGCTATACCTTGCAGGGATTAGGAAAAAGTTTAGTTCCAACCATTGCCGGCATTATGGAACTGTTTATGCGAATCTTTGCCGCTGTCTATATGGCAAACTATTTTGGCTTCACCGGCGTTTGTAGTGCTAGCCCGCTAGCGTGGATTGGTTCGGCAGTGCCACTGATAATTGCTTATTATTACACTATGAAATATCAATTTAAAACATAG
- a CDS encoding glutathione peroxidase produces MSLYEITVPLARGGEQSLAEYKDKVLLIVNTASKCGFTPQFKDLEEIYLKYKDKGLVILGFPCDQFLKQEFDNNEEIQNFCQINYGVSFPIFAKIDVKGKNAHPLFKHLTENSSGFFNSSIKWNFTKFLVNKNGEVVNRYAPTTNPQSIVPDIEKLL; encoded by the coding sequence ATGAGTTTATATGAAATAACAGTTCCATTAGCCCGAGGGGGCGAACAGTCTCTAGCAGAATACAAAGATAAGGTCTTATTAATTGTTAATACTGCCAGCAAATGTGGTTTTACCCCGCAATTTAAAGATTTAGAAGAAATTTATTTAAAGTATAAAGACAAAGGGTTGGTAATTTTAGGATTTCCGTGCGATCAATTTCTAAAGCAAGAATTTGATAATAATGAAGAGATTCAAAACTTTTGTCAAATCAATTATGGAGTTTCTTTCCCGATTTTTGCCAAAATTGATGTCAAAGGGAAAAATGCTCATCCTTTATTTAAACATCTAACAGAAAATTCTTCAGGATTTTTCAATAGCAGTATCAAGTGGAATTTTACTAAATTTTTAGTAAATAAAAATGGAGAGGTTGTCAATCGTTATGCTCCGACTACTAATCCACAAAGCATTGTTCCGGATATCGAAAAATTATTATAA
- the cysK gene encoding cysteine synthase A: MKIANSLTELIGKTPLLRLNNYEKNNKIEANIIAKVEFFNPMSSIKDRVALSMIDDGMANGKINKDTVIIEPTSGNTGIGLAMVTAARGLKLILTMPDTMSIERRLIVSALGAEVVLTPGEEGMQGSINEAKRLAKKYGNAFIPQQFENSANPLVHKVKTAQEIWQDTAGKVDIFIAGVGTGGTISGVGEALKEKNPNVKIIAVEPKGSAVLAGGSPGVHNLQGIGAGFIPAVMNMEIIDEVIGVEDDEAYIAAREVAKTEGLLVGISSGAVLHAATVISARKENKGKNIVVLLPDSGERYLSTVLFK, from the coding sequence GTGAAAATAGCAAATAGTTTAACAGAATTAATCGGAAAGACGCCGTTATTAAGATTAAATAACTATGAAAAAAACAATAAAATTGAAGCAAATATTATTGCTAAAGTTGAATTTTTTAATCCTATGAGCAGTATTAAGGATCGGGTAGCCTTATCGATGATTGATGATGGTATGGCAAATGGTAAAATCAATAAAGATACAGTTATTATTGAGCCAACTAGTGGCAATACCGGTATTGGATTAGCGATGGTTACAGCAGCTAGAGGGCTTAAATTAATTTTAACAATGCCTGATACTATGAGTATTGAACGTCGATTGATTGTTTCAGCATTAGGCGCAGAAGTTGTCTTAACTCCTGGCGAAGAAGGCATGCAAGGCTCTATTAATGAAGCGAAAAGATTGGCAAAAAAATATGGCAATGCTTTTATCCCGCAACAATTTGAAAACTCCGCTAATCCGCTGGTCCACAAAGTAAAGACGGCACAAGAAATTTGGCAGGATACAGCCGGTAAAGTTGATATTTTTATTGCCGGAGTTGGTACCGGTGGGACTATTTCTGGTGTTGGTGAAGCACTAAAAGAAAAAAATCCTAATGTTAAGATTATTGCCGTTGAGCCTAAAGGTTCAGCAGTGTTAGCAGGAGGAAGTCCGGGAGTGCATAACTTACAAGGAATTGGCGCTGGATTTATTCCGGCAGTGATGAATATGGAAATAATTGATGAAGTTATTGGTGTCGAAGATGATGAAGCCTATATCGCAGCACGTGAAGTGGCGAAAACAGAAGGCTTATTAGTTGGTATTTCCTCCGGTGCAGTACTTCATGCTGCCACTGTAATAAGTGCTAGAAAAGAAAACAAAGGGAAAAACATCGTTGTCTTATTACCTGATTCTGGTGAAAGATATTTATCAACAGTACTATTTAAATAA